The following coding sequences lie in one Paramisgurnus dabryanus chromosome 16, PD_genome_1.1, whole genome shotgun sequence genomic window:
- the neurog1 gene encoding neurogenin-1, translating into MCTAMETLYSDMDNSSCDYSFTHTDDEDSRSSSSHAASPASYYGNPPASPADSLQEGNAELQPKKRRRGRARNEATVHVVKKNRRMKANDRERNRMHNLNDALDALRSVLPAFPDDTKLTKIETLRFAHNYIWALSETIRIADQRPNKTRDAALMLPGLSRVMETPSPSGDSCSWASSASSSASSPSYCNSDPGSPPAIDDFGYLQTDVVYSYHKFMPRIY; encoded by the coding sequence ATGTGCACTGCAATGGAGACCCTATACTCCGACATGGATAACTCAAGCTGTGACTACTCGTTTACGCACACAGATGATGAAGACTCgcgcagcagcagcagccacgCCGCATCCCCCGCATCCTACTACGGAAACCCACCTGCATCTCCAGCCGACAGCCTGCAGGAGGGCAACGCCGAGCTGCAGCCAAAAAAGAGGCGTAGGGGGCGCGCCAGGAACGAGGCCACCGTGCACGTCGTAAAGAAAAACCGCCGGATGAAGGCAAACGACCGCGAGAGGAACAGGATGCACAACCTCAACGACGCCTTGGATGCCCTGAGAAGCGTGCTGCCCGCGTTTCCCGATGACACAAAGCTCACCAAAATCGAGACTCTGCGCTTTGCCCACAACTACATCTGGGCACTTTCAGAGACCATTCGGATCGCAGACCAGCGGCCGAACAAGACGAGAGACGCCGCGCTGATGCTCCCGGGATTAAGCCGCGTCATGGAAACGCCTAGCCCGAGCGGGGACTCTTGCTCTTGGGCATCCAGTGCCTCCTCCTCGGCTTCATCTCCGTCTTACTGCAATTCAGATCCCGGCAGCCCACCAGCCATTGACGATTTTGGATATTTGCAGACTGATGTAGTTTACAGCTACCACAAATTCATGCCCAGAATCTATTAA